The Argentina anserina chromosome 3, drPotAnse1.1, whole genome shotgun sequence genome includes a region encoding these proteins:
- the LOC126788767 gene encoding putative Peroxidase 48 — MLGTVKARWVITTVVLFSVVVSRSKQIDASSDKRLVTLGAYSGGEQEKPTEEASGKLEYDFYKESCPEAENIVRTKMTWIYRQHRNVSAQLLRLFFHDCFIQGCDASVLLDDSNGNTNHSIEKQAIPNKSLKGFDKIDQIKEELENVCPGVVSCADILALATRDGVILAGGPYYPVLTGRRDSTESYFDVAMEEIPKPDDNITQILHLFSSRGFSESETVALLGAHNIGKIGCEFIESRVNNFTGTGQPDPALPTDLLSTLKLKCVNNANKATSSNSDASQSSLFISSGAVFDSHYYQNLMRGRGILFSDQQLMVNMRTAQVVAGFAYNGTAFRMDFAQAMTKMSKLGVLTGSQGQVRSVCSLPVDYY, encoded by the exons atgttGGGAACGGTGAAGGCGCGGTGGGTAATCACGACTGTGGTGTTGTTCTCGGTGGTGGTTTCGCGGAGCAAACAGATAGATGCGTCGTCCGACAAGCGGCTGGTCACTCTGGGTGCTTATAGCGGCGGAGAACAAGAAAAGCCAACGGAAGAGGCGTCGGGGAAACTGGAGTACGATTTCTATAAGGAGTCGTGCCCTGAGGCTGAGAACATTGTGAGGACGAAGATGACTTGGATTTACAGGCAGCACAGGAACGTCTCGGCTCAGTTGCTTCGTCTCTTTTTCCATGACTGCTTCATTCAG GGGTGTGATGCTTCCGTTCTCTTGGATGACAGCAATGGGAATACAAACCATTCTATAGAGAAGCAGGCCATACCAAACAAGTCTTTAAAGGGATTCGATAAAATTGATCAGATCAAGGAGGAACTCGAAAATGTTTGTCCAGGGGTGGTATCTTGTGCCGATATACTAGCTCTTGCCACCAGAGATGGCGTTATTCTG GCTGGCGGTCCTTATTATCCGGTCTTGACAGGTAGAAGAGATAGCACAGAGTCCTACTTTGATGTGGCAATGGAGGAGATTCCAAAACCAGATGATAATATCACTCAAATATTGCATCTGTTCTCAAGTAGAGGTTTCAGTGAGAGCGAAACAGTTGCTCTTCTTG GAGCACACAACATTGGAAAGATAGGATGTGAGTTCATCGAGTCACGCGTAAACAATTTCACTGGGACAGGGCAGCCAGACCCAGCTTTGCCAACTGATCTCCTCAGCACTTTGAAACTAAAATGCGTAAACAATGCTAACAAGGCCACCAGTAGTAATAGTGATGCATCGCAATCGTCTTTGTTCATATCATCTGGGGCAGTTTTCGACTCTCACTATTACCAGAACTTGATGCGGGGAAGAGGAATCCTCTTTTCTGATCAGCAACTAATGGTTAACATGAGGACTGCTCAAGTGGTTGCAGGTTTTGCTTATAATGGAACGGCATTTCGAATGGACTTTGCGCAGGCAATGACGAAGATGTCAAAACTTGGAGTCCTCACTGGATCTCAAGGTCAGGTGAGATCAGTCTGTTCTCTCCCAGTCGACTACTATTAA
- the LOC126789365 gene encoding DEAD-box ATP-dependent RNA helicase 10, with the protein MASDDQAGGEVKTFKSLGLCDELVEAVGKLNWESPTPIQVEAIPHALDGKDLIALAQTGSGKTAAFALPILQDWIDSSRPKIFACVLAPTRELAIQISEQFEALGYADGLKSAALVGGVDMVQQANMIGKRPHIIVATPGRLLDHVSNTKGFSLGSVKYLVLDEADRLLNEDFEKTLDDILKVIPRQRRTYLFSATMTKKVKKLQRACLRNPVKIEVASKYSTVDTLKQQYRFLPAVHKDCYLVYILTEKSQCTTMVFTRTCDATLLLASMLRNLGIRATPISGHMSQSKRLGALNMFKAGQCNVLICTDVASRGLDFPVDMVINYDIPSNSKDYIHRVGRTARAGRSGVAISLVNQYELEWYIQIEKLIGKKLPEFAAQEVEVLQFLERVTEAKRLATSKLKEKERGSRKRKGEGNEGEDDVVGKYLGHKDGKSRKFRKR; encoded by the exons ATGGCCTCCGACGACCAAGCCGGCGGCGAAGTCAAGACCTTCAAGAGCTTGGGCCTCTGCGACGAGTTGGTCGAGGCCGTTGGCAAGCTGAACTGGGAAAGCCCTACCCCTATTCAAGTCGAAGCAATCCCTCACGCCCTAGATG GTAAGGACTTGATTGCACTTGCCCAAACCGGGTCGGGTAAAACCGCTGCTTTTGCCCTCCCCATATTGCAGGATTGGATTGATTCTTCTCGCCCGAAAATTTTTGCTTGCGTTTTGGCCCCAACTAG GGAGCTTGCGATTCAGATTTCGGAGCAGTTTGAGGCTTTGGGGTATGCAGATGGTCTCAAGTCTGCAGCG CTTGTTGGAGGAGTGGACATGGTTCAACAGGCTAATATGATTGGAAAGCGGCCACACATTATT GTTGCTACACCTGGACGCCTCTTGGATCATGTTTCCAACACCAAAGGATTTTCTCTTGGTTCAGTGAAGTATTTG GTTTTAGATGAGGCAGACAGGTTGCTTAAtgaggactttgaaaagacaCTTGATGACATTCTGAAAGTCATTCCTCGTCAACGGAGAACATATTTGTTTTCTGCTACCATGACTAAAAAG GTCAAGAAGCTGCAAAGAGCTTGTCTAAGGAATCCTGTGAAG ATTGAAGTAGCATCTAAATATTCTACTGTGGACACACTAAAGCAGCAGTATCGTTTTCTGCCAGCTGTGCACAAG GACTGTTATCTCGTATATATTCTGACTGAAAAGTCTCAGTGTACGACTATGGTTTTCACCCGTACATGTGATGCAACACTCCTTTTAGCATCAATGCTTCGAAATCTTGGCATAAGAGCCACACCTATTAGTGGTCATATGAGCCAG TCGAAAAGACTTGGTGCCTTAAATATGTTTAAAGCTGGACAGTGTAATGTACTTATCTGCACAGATGTGGCAAGTAGAGGACTAGATTTTCCAGTGGATATGGTTATCAATTATGATATTCCCTCAAATTCTAAG GATTATATTCATCGAGTGGGAAGAACTGCTCGTGCTGGACGGTCTGGTGTTGCAATATCTCTTGTGAATCAGTATGAGTTGGAGTGGTATATACAGATAGAAAAGCTTATCG GCAAGAAGTTACCTGAATTCGCTGCTCAAGAAGTGGAGGTCCTTCAATTTTTGGAACGTGTCACAGAGGCCAAAAGATTGGCCACCTCG aaattaaaagaaaaggaaaggggAAGCAGAAAGAGAAAAGGGGAAGGAAATGAAGGCGAGGATGATGTCGTCGGAAAGTATTTGGGTCACAAGGACGGCAAGTCCAGAAAGTTCAGAAAAAGATGA
- the LOC126788324 gene encoding style cell-cycle inhibitor 1, with the protein MGSDRKSEEKKKSRKRSFSSASEDEGKGKRHRGVADEDRKSRKSDKKDKKRSHKHSDKEKKTKDKHRSKHRPLNIEIQELSGDDYFSKNNEFSTWLKEEKDVFFSDLSAESARKLFSDFVKAWNKKKLKIKYYEGIQIAPRSAHNWKIKG; encoded by the exons ATGGGAAGCGACCGGAAatcggaggagaagaagaagagtagaAAAAGGAGCTTCTCTTCTGCTTCTGAAG ATGAAGGAAAAGGGAAGAGGCATAGAGGAGTAGCAGATGAGGATAGAAAGAGCCGAAAGAGTGACAAGAAGGACAAGAAAAGGTCACATAAGCATTCTGATAAAG AAAAGAAGACCAAGGATAAGCATAGAAGTAAACATCGCCCGTTG AACATTGAGATCCAAGAACTGTCTGGTGATGACTATTTCTCTAAGAACAATGAGTTCTCAACATGGctgaaagaagagaaagatgtGTTCTTCTCTGATCTTTCTGCTGAATCTGCACGGAAACTTTTTTCAGACTTTGTGAAAGCTTGGAACAAGAAAAAGCTTAAAATCAAGTACTATGAGGGGATTCAAATTGCGCCCCGGTCTgcccataattggaaaattAAAGGGTGA
- the LOC126788632 gene encoding putative Peroxidase 48 yields MHFKTTSLLFCLLVVFAVLIAMNNNPSRRREAATKPSLSSSSSDVEPLFAFVSLASSDGGGDELSEDTLASTADVTTSQNLEYDFYRDTCPRAEKIVRTKMAWIYGQHRNVSAQLLRLFFHDCFIEGCDASVLLDDSNGNQNHAIEKQAIPNKSLKGFDKIDQIKESLENECAGVVSCADILALATRDAIVLAGGPFYPILTGRRDSTRSFFDKAMNPMMGMPRPDDNINQTLQKFSLRGFDEKETVALLGGHNIGKIGCEFIRSRINNFKGTGQPDPTLTPEFVSEMRLNCDDDFNQETSTEAATRRLSEKFTSKGMSYYQQLSSSVSAGAGFDSHYYQSLLRGRGLLFADQQLMANKRTARLVAKYASDDGSAFRTDFARAMMKMSDLNVLNGSQGQVRFDCSLPTQSS; encoded by the exons ATGCACTTCAAGACGACCTCGCTCCTCTTCTGCCTGCTGGTGGTCTTCGCCGTCCTTATCGCCATGAACAACAACCCGAGTCGACGACGCGAAGCCGCCACGAagccctctctctcttcttcctcctccgacGTCGAGCCGCTCTTCGCCTTCGTTTCTCTTGCCTCCAGCGACGGCGGCGGGGACGAGCTCTCCGAGGACACGCTGGCGTCGACGGCGGACGTGACGACGTCGCAGAATCTGGAGTACGATTTCTACCGGGACACGTGTCCTCGAGCGGAGAAGATCGTGAGGACGAAGATGGCTTGGATTTACGGGCAGCACCGGAACGTCTCCGCTCAGTTGCTTCGTCTCTTCTTCCATGACTGCTTCATTGAG GGGTGTGATGCTTCTGTTCTCTTGGATGACAGCAATGGGAATCAAAACCATGCCATTGAGAAGCAGGCTATACCCAATAAGTCTTTGAAGGGCTTTGATAAAATTGATCAGATCAAGGAGAGTCTTGAAAATGAATGTGCAGGGGTCGTATCTTGTGCGGACATTCTTGCTCTTGCCACTAGAGATGCCATTGTTCTG GCTGGTGGCCccttctatccaattttgacTGGAAGAAGAGACAGTACCCGCTCATTCTTTGATAAGGCAATGAATCCAATGATGGGGATGCCAAGGCCAGATGATAACATCAATCAGACGTTGCAGAAGTTCTCCCTAAGAGGTTTCGATGAGAAAGAAACAGTTGCTCTTCTTG GAGGTCACAACATTGGAAAGATAGGCTGTGAGTTCATTAGGTCACGCATCAACAACTTCAAGGGCACAGGGCAGCCAGACCCGACTTTAACTCCTGAATTTGTCAGCGAGATGAGACTGAACTGTGATGATGATTTTAACCAGGAAACTAGTACGGAGGCGGCTACAAGGAGACTGAGTGAGAAGTTTACTTCGAAGGGGATGTCATACTACCAACAGTTGTCTTCATCAGTATCAGCAGGTGCTGGTTTTGACAGTCATTATTACCAGAGCTTGTTGAGAGGAAGAGGACTCCTATTTGCTGATCAGCAACTAATGGCTAATAAAAGGACTGCTCGGTTGGTTGCAAAATATGCTTCAGATGATGGATCAGCCTTTCGAACAGACTTTGCCCGGGCAATGATGAAGATGTCAGATCTTAATGTTCTCAATGGATCCCAAGGTCAAGTCCGTTTCGACTGTTCTCTCCCTACCCAAAGTTCCTGA
- the LOC126789355 gene encoding pentatricopeptide repeat-containing protein At3g24000, mitochondrial yields the protein MYSKLGHIDYARKVFDDIPDRNEASWNTMMSSYVRVGLYADSVRFFNEMVGCGARPSGFVIASLVAACDKSGSMFSEGMQVHGFVVKCGLLSDVFVGTSVLHLYGSYGVVENARKVFEEMPEKNVVTWTSLIVGYSSGGDLGEVMCIYKHMRREGVFCNDNTLATVFSTCGGLGDELLGQQVLGEVVKLGLQSSVSVENSLISMYGSFGDVGEACYVFDHMKERDTISWNSIISANVQSALCEVSLWYFHRMRHINKEVNSITVSTLLGVCGSRDNLKWGSGIHGLVVKLGMESNVCIGNTLLSMYSEAGRSEDTESVFNIMLEKDIISWNSMLACYVQNGESQNALKHFAEMKRMRKPINYVTLTSALSSCSCLLFVVEGKIVHAFAVTAGLQDNLIVGNALVTMYGKLSMTLEAVKVLQTMPKRNEVTWNSLIGGYAENKEPDEVIAVFKNMRKYGTPANYITIINVLGAFVTPSDLLNHAMPIHAHIVSTGFDSEKYVQSSLITMYAKCGDLNSSNCIFSGLTVKNSIAWNAIIAANANYGLEEALKLVLMMRRAGVDLDQFSLSVALSVSADLAMLVEGQQLHALVLKLGFDTDHYITNAAMDMYGKCGEMEDVLKIIPSPTIRSRLSWNILISSFAKHGCFEKARESFHEMVSLGVKPDHVTFVSLLSACSHGGLVDDGLAYYNAMTTEFGVPPAIEHCVCIIDLLGRSGRLSEANNFINNMPVPTTDLVWRSLLAACKIHRNLELGRKAADHLLELDPSDDSAYVLFSNVCASTGRWEEVESVRRQMGSRNITKKPACSWVKLKSGVSKFGMGEKSHPQTEQIYAKLGELMKMIREAGYVPDTSYSLQDTDEEQKEQNLWNHSERIALAYGLISTPEGSPVKVFKNLRVCGDCHSVYKHVSAVVGRKIILRDPYRFHHFSDGKCSCSDYW from the coding sequence ATGTACTCGAAACTTGGTCATATTGACTATGCACGTAAGGTGTTTGATGATATTCCTGACAGAAATGAGGCTTCGTGGAACACGATGATGTCGAGCTATGTGAGAGTTGGGTTGTATGCTGACTCGGTTAGGTTCTTTAATGAGATGGTTGGGTGTGGGGCTAGGCCGAGTGGGTTTGTCATTGCGAGTTTGGTTGCTGCGTGTGATAAGTCTGGTTCTATGTTTAGTGAAGGGATGCAAGTTCATGGCTTTGTGGTGAAATGTGGGCTGTTGAGTGATGTGTTTGTGGGGACTTCTGTTCTGCATTTGTATGGATCGTATGGTGTTGTTGAGAATGCTCGAAAGGTCTttgaggagatgccggagaaGAATGTGGTTACTTGGACTTCTTTGATTGTTGGGTATTCTAGTGGTGGAGATTTGGGAGAAGTGATGTGTATTTATAAGCATATGAGGCGTGAAGGAGTGTTTTGCAATGATAACACTTTGGCTACAGTGTTTAGTACTTGTGGGGGGCTAGGGGATGAGTTATTGGGTCAACAGGTTCTTGGAGAGGTTGTGAAACTTGGGCTGCAGAGTAGTGTTTCTGTTGAAAATTCTCTCATATCCATGTATGGTAGCTTTGGTGATGTGGGTGAGGCGTGCTATGTGTTCGATCACATGAAGGAAAGGGACACAATCTCATGGAATTCAATTATTTCTGCTAATGTACAAAGTGCGCTTTGTGAAGTATCATTGTGGTATTTTCATCGTATGCGGCATATTAATAAAGAAGTGAATTCTATAACAGTTTCAACGTTGTTGGGAGTCTGTGGTTCCAGAGATAATTTGAAGTGGGGAAGTGGAATTCATGGACTAGTAGTGAAACTGGGGATGGAATCAAATGTTTGTATTGGCAACACTCTTTTAAGCATGTATTCTGAGGCTGGAAGATCTGAAGATACTGAGTCAGTTTTCAACATAATGCTAGAGAAGGATATAATCTCATGGAACTCTATGTTAGCATGCTATGTTCAGAATGGAGAGTCCCAGAATGCGCTCAAACATTTTGCTGAAATGAAGCGGATGAGAAAACCAATAAATTACGTGACTTTAACAAGTGCATTGTCTTCCTGTTCATGTCTGCTATTTGTAGTTGAAGGAAAGATTGTTCATGCTTTTGCAGTCACTGCAGGCCTACAAGACAATCTGATAGTTGGAAATGCATTGGTTACCATGTATGGGAAGCTTAGTATGACGCTTGAAGCAGTGAAGGTTTTGCAAACAATGCCCAAGCGGAATGAAGTTACTTGGAATTCTCTCATTGGTGGTTATGCTGAAAACAAAGAACCAGATGAGGTAATCGCAGTTTTTAAAAACATGAGAAAATATGGAACCCCGGCAAACTACATTACAATAATTAATGTCCTTGGTGCTTTCGTGACTCCTAGTGATCTACTAAACCATGCAATGCCCATCCATGCACACATAGTTTCAACAGGATTTGATTCAGAAAAGTATGTGCAGAGTTCCCTTATTACAATGTATGCTAAGTGTGGTGATTTGAACTCAAGTAACTGCATATTTAGTGGACTAACTGTCAAGAACTCCATTGCATGGAATGCAATCATTGCTGCAAATGCTAATTATGGCCTTGAGGAAGCTTTGAAACttgttttgatgatgagaAGAGCTGGAGTGGACTTAGATCAGTTCAGCTTATCTGTTGCACTTTCAGTTAGTGCAGACCTGGCTATGTTGGTGGAAGGCCAGCAGCTTCACGCCCTGGTACTCAAGCTTGGTTTTGACACAGACCATTATATTACAAATGCTGCGATGGATATGTATGGAAAATGTGGGGAGATGGAAGATGTTCTGAAGATAATCCCCTCACCAACCATTAGGTCACGATTATCATGGAACATCTTGATATCATCTTTTGCCAAACATGGGTGTTTCGAGAAGGCCAGGGAAAGCTTTCATGAAATGGTAAGTCTGGGTGTAAAACCTGATCATGTCACCTTTGTCTCACTTCTCTCTGCGTGTAGTCACGGGGGTCTCGTGGATGATGGTCTTGCATACTATAATGCAATGACTACAGAATTTGGTGTCCCGCCAGCAATAGAACATTGTGTGTGCATAATTGATCTTCTTGGGCGATCgggaaggctttctgaggctaACAATTTTATTAATAACATGCCAGTTCCCACAACTGACCTTGTGTGGCGGAGCTTGTTGGCTGCTTGTAAAATTCATCGAAATTTGGAATTAGGAAGGAAAGCAGCAGACCATCTTCTTGAGTTAGATCCATCAGACGATTCAGCTTATGTTCTGTTTTCAAATGTCTGTGCAAGTACTGGAAGATGGGAAGAAGTAGAGAGTGTAAGGAGGCAAATGGGATCAAGAAACATAACAAAGAAGCCTGCATGTAGTTGGGTCAAGTTGAAAAGTGGGGTGAGTAAATTTGGGATGGGAGAGAAGTCTCACCCACAGACAGAGCAGATATATGCCAAGTTGGGAGAGCTTATGAAGATGATAAGAGAAGCAGGCTATGTTCCTGATACAAGCTACTCCCTGCAAGATACTGATGAAGAACAGAAGGAACAAAATCTTTGGAACCACAGTGAGAGAATTGCCCTTGCTTACGGGTTGATCAGTACTCCAGAAGGTTCACCTGTTAAGGTTTTCAAGAATCTTCGAGTCTGTGGTGATTGCCATTCTGTGTACAAGCATGTTAGTGCAGTAGTTGGTCGAAAAATCATATTGAGGGATCCGTACCGGTTTCATCATTTCAGTGATGGCAAGTGTTCTTGTTCTGACTATTGGTGA